Part of the Kineococcus aurantiacus genome, GAGCTGCGCGCCACCAGCCAGCTGATCATCATCACGCACCAGAAGCGCACCATGCAGATCGCCGACGCCCTCTACGGCGTGACGATGCGCGGGGACGGGATCAGCACCGTCGTCAGCCAGCGGCTGCGTGAGGGGCAGCCCACCTGACGGTGACGCCCCGATGAGCATCCGGTCACGGACCAGCAACGACGGCGTGGGCGGAGTGGTGCGGGCGTGACCCCCGGGGCAAGGTGGACCTCGTGGTGAGGACATGGTGACGACCCTGCTGGTGACGTTCGCCCTCACGGTGGGCCTGGCGCTCGTCGTGCTGCTGTCGGTCGCGGCCCCCACGCTGCGCCGCCGCGGCAGCCGGACCATGGCCCGGATCGACGCCGCGGCCGAACGGGCCCTGCCAGTCCTGCGGCACCACCGCGACCGCGCCGCCGCCCAGCTCGCCGACCGGCTCGAGGCCCAGCGCCGCGCCGCCCGGTCCCCGCGCGACGACCACGGGGCCGCGCGCGCCCGCTGACGCGCCCCGCTCGAAGCACGGTTCGCGCCCTCCCGGACCCGTTCCCGGGGGCGCGAACCGTGCTCGGAGCGGTGACCGGCGAGCCGCGGGGCAGCGGCCGACCCGCAGGGGGCCGGCGGTCTGGGAAGATCGGGGCTCGTGGAGACCCTCGAGATCGTCATCGGCCTCATCGCGGTCATCGCCCTGGCGGCGGTGGGCGCGGTGGTCGGCTTCGTCCGGCCCCGTCGGCGCCGCTCGCTGCCGCCGCGACCGGCCCGGCGGCCCGGCACCGCGGACGCGGAGCACCTGCCGGGCGTCGGTGACGACGCGGAGGTGCCGCGGGACAGCCCCACCCGCACCGTCGAGGACGTCACCCTGCCCGAGGGCCCGGTCCTGGAGCGCCCGGCCCCCGTGCTGGGCCGCCTGGTGCGCCTGCGGGGGCGCCTGGCCCGCTCCAACTCCGCCCTGGGCCAGGGCCTGCTCGCCCTGCTCTCGCGCGACACCCTCGACGAGGCCACGTGGGAGGAGGTCGAGGAGACCCTGCTGCTGGCCGACGTCGGGTTCGAGCCGACCACCCGCATCGTCGACGCCCTGCGCGAGCGCGTGAAGGTCCTCGGCACCCGCGACCCCGAGCACCTGCGCGGCATGCTCCGCGAGGAGCTGCTGTCCGTCATCGGCCCCGACCTCGACCGCTCCCTGACGGTCGAGCGCCAGGGCTCGCGCCCGGCCGTCGTCATGGTCGTCGGCGTCAACGGCACGGGGAAGACGACGACCGTCGGCAAGATCGCCCGCATGCTCGTCGCGCAGGACAAGGACGTCGTCCTCGGCGCGGCCGACACCTTCCGCGCCGCCGCCGCCGACCAGCTCGCGACGTGGGGCGACCGCGTGGGCGTGCCCACGGTCCGCTCCGACCGCGACGGCGCCGACCCCGCCGCCGTCGCCTTCGACGCCGTCAAGCAGGGCATCGAGGCCGAGGTCGACGTCGTGCTCATCGACACCGCCGGCCGGCTGCAGAACAAGGTCGGGCTGATGGACGAGCTCGGCAAGGTCAAGCGCGTCGTCGAGCGGCACGGGCCGGTCGACGAGGTGCTCCTGGTCCTGGACGCGACCACCGGCCAGAACGGGCTGCGGCAGGCGGCCGTCTTCTCCGAGGTCGTCGACGTCACCGGCATCGTCCTGACCAAGCTCGACGGGACCGCCAAGGGCGGCATCGTCGTGGCCGTGCAGCGGTCCCTGGGGGTCCCGGTCAAGCTCGTGGGGCTGGGCGAGGGCGCCGACGACCTCGCGCCGTTCGAGCCGGAGGCCTTCGTCGACGCCCTGCTCGGCTGAGGCGCGCGGGGCGCGGCGTAACGCGAAGTTCACACGGACGGCGGCTCCGTCACACGGGTGAAACACGACGTGCGAGGGCCTGTAACGAGGTCACGTCACCTTTGACCTCGCTCACCCCCGACGTCCCGCCGGTTCTGCCGGCCCTGCGGAAGGCCCGTTGCCCATGGATACCGGTGACACCGCCTGGGTGCTCGCCAGCGCCTCGCTCGTGCTGCTGATGAC contains:
- the ftsY gene encoding signal recognition particle-docking protein FtsY, with the protein product METLEIVIGLIAVIALAAVGAVVGFVRPRRRRSLPPRPARRPGTADAEHLPGVGDDAEVPRDSPTRTVEDVTLPEGPVLERPAPVLGRLVRLRGRLARSNSALGQGLLALLSRDTLDEATWEEVEETLLLADVGFEPTTRIVDALRERVKVLGTRDPEHLRGMLREELLSVIGPDLDRSLTVERQGSRPAVVMVVGVNGTGKTTTVGKIARMLVAQDKDVVLGAADTFRAAAADQLATWGDRVGVPTVRSDRDGADPAAVAFDAVKQGIEAEVDVVLIDTAGRLQNKVGLMDELGKVKRVVERHGPVDEVLLVLDATTGQNGLRQAAVFSEVVDVTGIVLTKLDGTAKGGIVVAVQRSLGVPVKLVGLGEGADDLAPFEPEAFVDALLG